Proteins encoded together in one Vibrio lentus window:
- a CDS encoding pirin family protein, translating into MTNVRAVDHVIAAHATSDGDGVKIQRLAGFNNTRFSPFLMVDELKSDESKDYVGGFPPHPHRGIETLTYMLKGHFQHKDHMGNVGELRSGGAQWMAAGRGVIHSEMPMMEEGALHGFQIWINQPATHKMQPAQYHDFQSESITEHQDVQSGLLRVIAGGFELYNQTDDSEALRAQGPLQTTGVPLSVADWRANSGQKVTLGTNVNHNAMTYVYRGSIKIGDKAINQGQLALLTKAELLSLESLEDSGVLIFSGQPINEPVVHYGPFVMNSMEEIEQTIQDYNNGVFETY; encoded by the coding sequence ATGACGAATGTAAGAGCAGTAGATCATGTGATTGCAGCACATGCCACTTCCGATGGTGATGGCGTCAAAATCCAAAGACTCGCTGGTTTCAATAACACGCGTTTCTCTCCATTTTTGATGGTCGACGAACTTAAGTCGGATGAAAGCAAGGACTATGTTGGTGGCTTTCCTCCTCACCCTCACCGTGGGATAGAAACGCTCACTTACATGCTTAAAGGTCACTTCCAACACAAGGACCATATGGGGAATGTCGGTGAACTTCGCAGCGGTGGCGCACAATGGATGGCCGCGGGGCGTGGTGTGATTCACAGTGAAATGCCGATGATGGAAGAAGGTGCGTTGCACGGCTTTCAGATTTGGATAAACCAGCCAGCAACACACAAAATGCAGCCCGCGCAATACCATGATTTCCAAAGTGAAAGCATTACAGAACATCAAGATGTGCAAAGCGGTTTATTACGAGTGATTGCAGGTGGATTTGAGCTGTATAACCAAACTGATGATTCAGAGGCTCTGCGAGCGCAGGGTCCATTACAAACGACAGGTGTGCCATTAAGCGTCGCGGATTGGCGAGCGAATTCAGGGCAAAAAGTGACGTTAGGGACTAATGTTAATCACAATGCCATGACTTATGTGTACCGAGGCAGCATTAAGATCGGCGACAAAGCGATCAACCAAGGTCAGCTTGCCCTACTCACCAAGGCTGAATTGTTGTCTTTAGAAAGCCTAGAAGATTCAGGTGTACTGATTTTTTCTGGTCAACCGATTAATGAACCGGTTGTGCACTACGGTCCGTTTGTCATGAACTCGATGGAAGAGATTGAACAGACGATTCAGGATTACAACAACGGCGTATTTGAGACTTACTGA
- a CDS encoding GGDEF domain-containing protein, with the protein MADIRSTRKQKIVHSFSLTAAALFIFYTWAYFQGQHYTLSVFELCFALIAISNAFYVRKVINPEYSELILSGVLLVQGVILFLYSHAIPDRILWLYPILAAVIFINDFRIGIIFSTSFCLFISTLITAMPNNFSLPFNSTHRFILSLFTMSLVCHTSAYYYTKAVSYIQRLYKEGIEDLAYRDQLTGLANRWSFERWAVEKLATVDSKRSLTALVFLDIDDFKSINDSYGHDVGDSVLQHFANRLSNNIRTRDRKSHEYDYSIARFAGDEFVLMLYDIPTRKDLDGILDRICGLFESGCQTNERIKELTLSVGVSLYPQDAQELHELTRCADKAMYVAKHSGKNRYAYYHDNPVSTLIEELPANLSCSESDSSELEDCLEAKVEGNNVTLLKTRQR; encoded by the coding sequence ATGGCGGACATACGATCCACCCGCAAGCAAAAAATTGTTCACTCCTTTTCACTGACTGCCGCGGCGCTATTCATTTTTTACACTTGGGCTTATTTCCAAGGCCAACATTACACGCTGTCGGTTTTCGAACTGTGTTTTGCTCTTATCGCTATCTCCAATGCATTTTACGTAAGAAAAGTCATTAACCCTGAGTATTCAGAATTGATCCTGAGCGGTGTTTTGCTGGTTCAAGGGGTCATCCTATTCTTGTACAGTCACGCGATTCCCGACCGGATACTTTGGCTCTACCCTATTCTGGCGGCGGTGATTTTTATCAATGACTTCAGAATTGGAATCATATTTAGCACCTCATTTTGTTTGTTTATCAGCACCCTGATTACGGCAATGCCCAATAACTTTTCTTTGCCATTTAACAGCACACATCGATTTATTCTTAGCCTGTTTACCATGAGTTTGGTGTGTCACACATCAGCCTATTACTACACAAAAGCCGTCAGCTATATTCAACGCCTCTACAAAGAAGGCATTGAAGATCTGGCCTACCGAGACCAACTCACAGGCTTGGCCAATCGCTGGAGTTTTGAACGTTGGGCGGTCGAGAAATTAGCCACCGTGGATAGCAAACGCTCCCTCACCGCATTAGTGTTTCTGGATATCGATGATTTCAAAAGTATCAATGACAGCTATGGCCACGATGTGGGCGATAGTGTCTTGCAGCATTTTGCCAATCGCTTGAGTAACAACATTCGAACTAGAGATCGAAAGAGTCATGAGTACGATTATTCCATCGCGCGCTTTGCTGGGGACGAGTTCGTTCTAATGCTCTATGACATTCCAACTCGAAAAGACCTCGACGGTATTCTTGATAGAATATGTGGGTTGTTTGAGAGTGGCTGTCAGACTAACGAAAGGATCAAAGAACTGACACTTAGTGTTGGAGTTTCTTTGTATCCGCAAGATGCACAAGAATTACATGAGTTAACGAGATGCGCCGATAAAGCGATGTATGTGGCGAAACATTCAGGGAAAAACCGATACGCTTATTATCACGACAACCCAGTATCTACCTTGATAGAAGAATTACCTGCAAACCTTTCCTGTTCAGAATCTGATTCTTCTGAACTTGAAGATTGTCTTGAAGCGAAGGTGGAAGGGAACAATGTTACGCTATTAAAAACGCGTCAACGCTAG
- a CDS encoding DUF1840 domain-containing protein, translating to MLITFSCKAHASVTMFGEVGLQFIKMLGHSGAIPGAIDAPDVPQALDNLRTAIAAEQSKPVEQENADDDNEEEVVEAPVNIGSRAFPLVELLKAAIKEECEVMWEDGSGKRL from the coding sequence ATGTTAATTACTTTTAGTTGCAAGGCTCATGCTAGCGTCACGATGTTTGGTGAGGTCGGTCTTCAGTTCATTAAGATGCTTGGACATAGTGGCGCGATCCCAGGAGCCATCGATGCTCCAGACGTTCCTCAAGCTCTGGATAATTTACGCACTGCGATCGCCGCAGAGCAGAGCAAACCAGTAGAGCAAGAAAATGCTGATGACGACAATGAAGAAGAAGTTGTTGAAGCGCCTGTCAATATCGGTAGCCGAGCTTTTCCGTTGGTTGAACTGTTGAAAGCCGCTATCAAAGAAGAGTGCGAAGTAATGTGGGAAGACGGCAGCGGTAAACGACTGTAG
- the uhpT gene encoding hexose-6-phosphate:phosphate antiporter, translating into MLKFLDQVRKPTLDLPVETRRKMWFKPFLQSYLVVFIGYLTMYLIRKNFNVAQNDMISTYGLSMTDLGLIGLGFSITYGIGKTVVSYYADGKNTKQFLPFMLVLSGIAMLGFSFSMGGGSASLFMMVAFYALSGFFQSTGGPSSYSTITKWTPRNKRGSYLGLWNMSHNVGGAGAAGVALFGANYLFDGNVIGMFVFPSIIAIVVGFIGMRFGNDSPEAYGLGTVEELFDEEISEEDTAAEENQMTKKEIFVEYILKNKVIWLLCFANIFLYIVRIGIDQWSTVYAYQELGLSKETAISGFTLFEVGALVGTLMWGYLSDLANGRRALVACVSLGLIIVSLEFYQNATSEFMYLASLFILGFLVFGPQLLIGVAAVGFVPKKAISVADGVKGTFAYLIGDSFAKLGLGMIADGTPIFGLTGWKGTFAALDTSAAICIVLLLFVAVAEEKKIRHAKKMHLAAQNA; encoded by the coding sequence ATGTTAAAGTTCCTAGATCAGGTTAGAAAACCGACGCTGGATCTTCCGGTCGAAACTAGAAGAAAAATGTGGTTTAAACCATTCCTGCAATCGTACCTAGTCGTGTTCATTGGTTATCTAACCATGTATTTAATCCGTAAGAACTTCAATGTCGCGCAAAACGACATGATTTCTACTTATGGGTTATCAATGACTGATCTAGGTCTGATCGGTCTTGGTTTCTCAATTACTTATGGTATTGGTAAAACCGTCGTTTCCTATTACGCCGATGGTAAAAACACCAAGCAGTTCCTGCCATTCATGCTTGTCCTTTCTGGTATTGCCATGTTGGGCTTCAGCTTCAGTATGGGTGGCGGCAGCGCTAGCTTATTCATGATGGTTGCCTTCTACGCATTGAGTGGTTTTTTCCAAAGTACGGGTGGCCCTTCAAGTTACTCAACCATCACTAAATGGACGCCTCGTAATAAGCGTGGTTCGTATTTAGGTCTTTGGAATATGTCACATAACGTGGGTGGTGCGGGTGCAGCCGGTGTTGCTCTGTTTGGCGCAAACTACCTATTTGATGGCAACGTAATTGGTATGTTTGTTTTCCCATCTATCATCGCGATTGTCGTTGGTTTCATTGGTATGCGCTTTGGTAACGATTCTCCAGAAGCATACGGATTAGGTACAGTTGAAGAGTTATTTGATGAAGAAATCAGCGAAGAAGATACAGCTGCTGAAGAGAATCAAATGACTAAAAAAGAGATCTTTGTTGAGTACATTCTTAAAAACAAAGTGATCTGGTTGCTCTGCTTCGCGAATATCTTTTTATACATTGTTCGTATCGGTATCGATCAATGGTCTACCGTTTACGCGTATCAAGAGCTAGGCCTATCAAAAGAAACGGCGATTTCAGGCTTTACTCTGTTTGAAGTCGGTGCTCTGGTTGGCACATTGATGTGGGGTTATTTATCAGACCTTGCGAACGGACGTCGTGCTTTAGTTGCTTGTGTATCGCTTGGACTGATTATTGTCTCTCTAGAGTTCTACCAAAATGCAACGAGTGAGTTCATGTACCTAGCGTCACTGTTCATACTTGGCTTCCTAGTGTTCGGTCCTCAACTATTGATTGGTGTTGCTGCGGTAGGTTTTGTACCTAAGAAAGCAATCAGTGTTGCTGATGGCGTGAAAGGCACATTTGCTTACCTAATTGGTGACAGCTTTGCCAAACTTGGCCTAGGTATGATTGCGGACGGAACGCCAATTTTCGGCTTAACGGGTTGGAAAGGGACATTCGCAGCACTCGATACGTCAGCTGCCATTTGTATCGTGTTACTGCTATTCGTTGCGGTTGCGGAAGAGAAGAAGATTCGTCACGCGAAGAAGATGCACCTAGCGGCTCAAAACGCGTAA
- the uhpA gene encoding transcriptional regulator UhpA, which translates to MINVALVDDHVIVRSGFAQLLSLETDITVVGEFSSAAEARLGLPSCHPDVVILDISMQDESGLSLLEEIPSGIASIMLSVHDSPAMVEKSLELGAKGYLSKRCSPDELIQAVHTSANGGCYLTPDIAIKLATPLKNKASLNQLTRRESEVCQLLATGLDVKSIAVELGVSHKTVHVHRANAMDKLNVKNNVELAKLFTQEQY; encoded by the coding sequence ATGATTAATGTTGCGCTTGTTGATGACCACGTCATTGTTCGATCTGGTTTTGCTCAATTACTCAGTCTTGAAACTGATATTACGGTCGTGGGTGAATTCAGTTCTGCGGCAGAAGCGCGCCTCGGACTACCAAGTTGTCACCCTGATGTCGTTATATTGGATATTTCAATGCAAGATGAAAGTGGCCTGAGTTTGTTGGAAGAAATTCCATCAGGCATTGCCAGCATCATGTTGAGCGTACATGACTCTCCGGCGATGGTTGAAAAGTCGTTAGAGTTAGGAGCTAAAGGTTATCTGAGCAAGCGCTGCAGTCCTGATGAGTTAATTCAAGCCGTACACACGAGCGCAAATGGTGGTTGTTACCTTACGCCAGATATCGCAATAAAGCTTGCGACACCACTAAAGAATAAAGCCTCTTTAAATCAGTTAACCCGCAGAGAAAGCGAAGTGTGCCAATTATTGGCGACAGGGCTCGATGTAAAGTCTATTGCTGTCGAGTTAGGGGTTAGCCATAAAACGGTACATGTGCACCGTGCCAATGCCATGGACAAACTTAATGTTAAAAACAACGTTGAGCTAGCCAAACTATTCACTCAAGAACAGTACTAA
- the uhpB gene encoding signal transduction histidine-protein kinase/phosphatase UhpB translates to MRSYLATSLCGVFMAGCAWFCLWVIAFYFINDPELAILLFPFSLRLGMTLHTRTQYWPAIYVAEWGLAIALALLLDEPQWLTVLIASGLSIPATLFAKRYYYGDQNRHLLVMASIIMVTSLINVAVVGSHVPATYMVWLVSITGGLMLVPMCYLVWNYLFQNKWAPLSSYLIHNAVEFKIRHIALYSVLLVASILIQTSLPDELRRFAPFCMAIPIILLAVRYGWQGALLATLLNSVALIAAHSGTSKLEITDLLLSLSAQTITGILLGLAVQKQKDLNSKLRSELSRNQNLSRQLITAEESVRRDIARELHDEIGQNITAIRTQANIIKRVDAAEMSVHCAGTIESLSLNVYDTTKRLLTKLRPKMLDDLDLKDSVEQLIREMEFSDHGVDIQLNWQGDYSCLSDTLKVTLFRLCQESLNNAHKYAGASEIKIELILDDQAYLQISDNGVGFTAQDLLKGMGVRGMQERVQALGGKMTINANGSSSGTNISVTLPKV, encoded by the coding sequence ATGCGCTCTTACCTAGCCACCTCCCTATGCGGGGTTTTTATGGCGGGTTGCGCATGGTTTTGTTTGTGGGTTATCGCTTTCTATTTTATTAATGACCCTGAGTTAGCCATTCTGCTTTTCCCATTCTCGCTTCGATTGGGAATGACGCTGCACACTCGTACACAATATTGGCCTGCCATTTACGTTGCAGAGTGGGGGCTCGCAATCGCTTTGGCTCTATTACTGGATGAACCCCAATGGTTAACCGTTTTAATCGCCAGCGGATTAAGCATTCCAGCTACTCTATTTGCCAAACGGTATTACTACGGTGACCAAAATCGGCACTTATTGGTCATGGCCAGCATTATAATGGTGACTTCACTGATCAATGTCGCTGTCGTCGGTTCTCACGTGCCTGCAACTTATATGGTGTGGTTGGTGAGCATCACAGGCGGGTTAATGCTCGTCCCAATGTGTTATCTAGTTTGGAACTATCTATTTCAAAATAAGTGGGCACCGTTGAGCTCTTACTTAATTCACAATGCTGTAGAGTTTAAAATTCGTCATATTGCCTTATACAGCGTATTGCTGGTGGCTAGTATCTTGATACAGACCAGCCTGCCAGATGAACTCAGGCGCTTTGCCCCATTTTGTATGGCGATTCCTATTATCTTGTTGGCCGTTCGTTACGGGTGGCAAGGCGCTTTGCTCGCGACCTTGTTAAACAGTGTCGCGCTGATAGCTGCCCACAGTGGAACGTCCAAACTCGAAATTACCGATTTACTCTTATCTCTTTCCGCTCAAACCATCACTGGCATATTGTTGGGTCTTGCGGTTCAAAAGCAAAAAGATCTCAATTCGAAATTGCGCAGTGAGCTCTCCAGGAATCAAAATCTTTCACGTCAGTTAATCACGGCTGAGGAATCGGTTCGTCGTGACATTGCTCGTGAGCTACATGATGAGATCGGCCAAAACATCACGGCGATTCGCACTCAAGCAAACATTATTAAGCGTGTTGATGCCGCTGAAATGAGTGTTCATTGTGCGGGCACGATTGAGTCATTGTCTTTGAATGTTTATGACACCACTAAACGCCTACTCACAAAACTAAGACCTAAAATGTTGGACGACCTTGACCTAAAGGACTCCGTTGAACAGCTCATACGGGAAATGGAGTTTTCAGATCACGGCGTTGATATCCAGCTAAATTGGCAAGGTGATTATTCATGTTTGAGTGACACGCTTAAGGTCACTCTCTTCCGACTGTGCCAAGAATCCTTAAACAACGCCCATAAATACGCCGGTGCGAGCGAGATTAAAATTGAACTGATTTTGGATGATCAGGCTTATCTTCAGATATCAGATAATGGCGTTGGTTTTACAGCGCAAGATCTTCTCAAGGGGATGGGGGTTCGTGGTATGCAAGAGCGTGTTCAGGCACTCGGCGGCAAGATGACAATCAACGCTAATGGTTCCTCTTCGGGCACCAATATCAGCGTTACATTACCTAAAGTGTGA
- a CDS encoding MFS transporter, whose product MFGFLRSTTSNRHNLSDDQVNQSYHYWRLHIMIGMYVGYAGFYFTRKTFNYAAPAMITDLGLDKGDIGLIGTLFYLSYGLSKFISGTISDRSNPRYFMGLGLIATGLINIAFGFSSSLTAFIALWVLNAWFQGWGWPSCSKLLTTWYSRSERGFRWAIWNTAHNVGGALIPILVGYLTLQYSWRSGFIWPGVIGVFIGLIVCWRLRDKPTTMGLPTVGKWRNDHLELAQESHGQGLSYREILKIYVFSNKYIWLLAFSYVLVYIVRTAVNDWGNLYLTEEHHYSLINANAALSLFEIGGFVGSLVAGWGSDRLFGGNRGPMNILFAIGIFLSVSALWLMPLTNFVFQAAGLFCVGFFVFGPQMLIGMAAAECSHKDSAGAATGFVGLFAYMGAALSGYPLALVLETYGWSGFFITISTCAAVIGLLLLPFLQAQSPQKSAEARSGF is encoded by the coding sequence ATGTTTGGATTTCTGCGCTCAACAACGTCAAATCGTCATAATCTAAGTGATGATCAGGTCAATCAGAGTTACCACTACTGGCGCCTTCACATCATGATAGGAATGTATGTCGGTTATGCCGGTTTTTACTTTACTCGTAAAACCTTCAATTATGCCGCGCCAGCCATGATCACCGATCTTGGTTTGGATAAAGGTGATATCGGCTTAATTGGTACGCTCTTTTATCTCTCTTACGGCTTATCGAAATTTATCTCAGGGACAATATCGGATCGTTCAAACCCGCGCTACTTTATGGGTCTTGGCTTAATCGCGACTGGTCTGATAAACATTGCGTTTGGCTTTTCAAGTTCGTTGACGGCTTTCATTGCACTTTGGGTGCTCAATGCATGGTTCCAAGGTTGGGGTTGGCCTTCATGTTCTAAGTTATTGACGACTTGGTATTCTCGCTCAGAAAGAGGATTCCGTTGGGCTATCTGGAATACAGCACATAACGTTGGTGGGGCGCTTATCCCTATTCTTGTGGGCTATCTAACTCTTCAATACAGTTGGCGTTCAGGGTTTATATGGCCGGGTGTGATTGGTGTTTTTATTGGTCTTATCGTTTGCTGGCGCTTACGTGATAAGCCGACCACCATGGGACTTCCGACGGTAGGGAAGTGGCGCAATGATCATCTAGAATTGGCGCAAGAGAGCCATGGACAAGGGTTAAGCTATCGAGAAATCCTGAAAATCTATGTGTTCAGCAATAAGTACATTTGGTTGCTCGCTTTTAGCTATGTGCTGGTTTACATCGTAAGAACGGCCGTCAACGATTGGGGGAATTTATATCTCACCGAAGAACACCATTACAGTTTGATCAACGCAAATGCTGCTTTGTCTCTGTTCGAGATAGGTGGCTTCGTTGGTTCACTTGTTGCTGGGTGGGGATCGGATAGACTGTTTGGTGGTAACCGTGGCCCGATGAACATCCTGTTTGCGATTGGTATTTTCCTCTCGGTATCTGCTTTATGGCTTATGCCATTAACTAATTTTGTGTTTCAAGCCGCAGGTCTATTTTGTGTTGGCTTTTTTGTGTTTGGCCCTCAAATGCTAATAGGCATGGCTGCCGCGGAATGCTCACATAAAGACTCTGCCGGGGCAGCAACAGGCTTTGTTGGCTTGTTTGCTTACATGGGTGCAGCACTTTCTGGTTACCCATTAGCGCTCGTTCTAGAAACCTACGGTTGGAGTGGGTTCTTCATTACCATCTCTACTTGTGCTGCGGTCATCGGGTTGCTGCTATTGCCTTTCTTACAAGCTCAATCACCTCAGAAAAGTGCAGAGGCTCGATCTGGTTTTTAA
- the manA gene encoding mannose-6-phosphate isomerase, class I → MSLSHFSEHSFFPMENTIQNYAWGSISSIRELFGFKNESQEPQAEVWMGAHPKGCSMVKLDQHLVPLSELINKNKPAYLSTDIAQEFGELPFLFKILAAEKALSVQVHPNKRQAEIGFVREEQASIPLTAGHRNYKDSNHKPELVYAITEYQAMNGFREFDEILGLFRKLDSSELAGLVEEFGNNLDSLGLEAFFRDLLTLNDQRKHRALEQLLNYAESHQDQAEFALVTELSHQYPNDIGLFCVLLLNLITLKPGEAMYLNANTPHAYIKGTGLEIMANSDNVLRAGLTPKHIDVAELVACTEFTPIPFERLLLAPSKLGQCDSYDIPVSDFDFNIFHRPQQEEVITSSAEILMAIDADLTLVSQKGEHLTLTKGQSVFIPAYIGHYELSSKGRVARAFN, encoded by the coding sequence ATGTCACTCAGCCACTTCTCAGAACACTCATTTTTCCCAATGGAAAACACCATCCAAAATTATGCATGGGGAAGCATTTCTTCGATACGTGAACTGTTTGGCTTTAAGAATGAGTCACAAGAGCCGCAAGCGGAAGTTTGGATGGGAGCGCATCCGAAAGGTTGTTCAATGGTCAAGTTGGACCAACATTTGGTGCCTCTCTCTGAGCTGATTAACAAGAATAAACCCGCTTATTTATCTACTGATATTGCGCAGGAGTTCGGTGAACTGCCGTTCTTGTTTAAGATCTTGGCAGCAGAAAAAGCGCTATCGGTTCAGGTTCACCCAAATAAGCGCCAAGCTGAAATTGGCTTTGTGAGAGAGGAACAGGCAAGCATTCCTCTGACCGCAGGACATCGTAATTACAAAGACTCGAACCACAAACCTGAATTGGTTTACGCGATCACTGAATACCAAGCGATGAATGGCTTTCGAGAGTTCGATGAAATATTAGGTCTGTTCAGAAAGTTGGATTCGAGCGAGTTGGCTGGTTTAGTTGAAGAGTTTGGTAACAATCTTGACTCTCTAGGCTTAGAAGCGTTTTTCCGCGATCTGCTAACGCTGAATGACCAACGTAAACACCGAGCATTAGAGCAACTTCTGAATTACGCAGAGTCTCATCAAGACCAAGCTGAGTTTGCTTTGGTTACCGAGCTTAGCCATCAGTACCCGAACGATATCGGTTTGTTTTGTGTTCTGCTGCTTAACTTGATCACACTAAAGCCGGGTGAAGCGATGTATTTGAATGCGAACACTCCGCACGCCTACATTAAGGGTACTGGGCTCGAGATCATGGCAAATTCAGACAACGTGCTGCGAGCAGGTTTAACGCCAAAACACATTGATGTCGCTGAGTTAGTGGCGTGCACAGAGTTTACGCCAATCCCGTTCGAACGCTTATTGTTAGCACCCTCAAAACTGGGTCAATGTGATAGCTATGATATCCCGGTCAGTGATTTTGATTTCAATATCTTTCATCGCCCTCAGCAAGAAGAAGTCATCACAAGCAGTGCTGAAATTTTAATGGCAATAGACGCTGATCTAACGCTAGTGAGTCAGAAAGGCGAGCACTTAACGCTCACCAAAGGGCAATCGGTATTTATCCCAGCCTATATTGGTCATTATGAATTGAGCAGTAAAGGACGAGTGGCTAGAGCGTTTAATTAA